In a single window of the Lasioglossum baleicum chromosome 10, iyLasBale1, whole genome shotgun sequence genome:
- the LOC143212759 gene encoding uncharacterized protein LOC143212759, whose amino-acid sequence MYNEAMCSKSAFAVLNDSTGHSMINRTRRSPFNSASIGPMKPFQAAGHSLLNQEANFSTETAAKCSNLQNLRRDIVEPVGGGETGLERVSSYAMMIEKYSNSVNIDTLGWGRCMVPRRHVSTKLSNPSLKLEDARSGEAGARETIECSKKGISNGLTEAIAGSGSDKRQVGQAGCTIKDPERIATIKDDMDAKLQPAERADWVDRVVSAHKKSITHRKLLHTGRKTPEMDNENVARETSAHPDLEEDYPLTEMTGKKPTNPISDYIRRGPVSSNAQRGAGQASSQSSAQSSATVNPGKEPQIELRMTPSHNESVVAINVDELSARTTGAKDHLSVVISSRKNASNPANTDAQSDFGSMQISISEDTVPVKQIEFSINGKPVSELKSIVARADKLDVLSSMDKVEIRIPTKDNHARTTNQYTQHQQVARAPVNPSAILNLHINAKFNAPHVQQPKDVGVKPQSTPPASRSTPPSQAPVPPRTHNIFSPAKQEHANPDSTVATNMGRLEEQDPGENVNRGLNQSVNSGTTHSPRNSPRDSKLKNPKRDSTAENRVPSNMIPWWSSEEAFKKIKKKGSGVEGSSVVAAPNKTEDVVAEPKKLQEDSTSQPKSAVSSNPADPPKTTAPGNDATKPEVAGKSSEVMDLSPVRVTSSQRHVHGKAPKSVKHKSRMTKKVYRSRGVVRTSAIPKQSSDTQINSVPPPKVVKFVAVNPRTVDVERRPDVARADEKQRTKVEEETKKLEGDATRPGHENVQKNSDTLAKGADVERSANRSAGVSANSASGSEAAKGKSQDMSGTVENDPPGESVNGRRMKDILKTMKPIEKRKDGTLIDYGVTVPSRKPSETTLRFRVKNVRVVGRSKSIEAEKTTKKGGPDEMKEKPVGKESANSKRAARQPEVIDPVKISSVKKESLTEPKVVASQPKIVEPVKISSVKKPPEDNGAPSQPKSDDGSERISVMKKLTHRGPKNLPYVPRFNSDRAIPKKQSLLAKKDPGKLGDSLAKVSSASEKKSADTVNALATSDSKKKVQNTGDSARSLNPKEPSDKKEMRTIFLKGSEAGSRGSMTYNSQSVAKKPRIHSCPSTSRIIDRKSEKMSPENLDKHFKETGFAPFKGTIRHLPPKGNSAHFSNASEEKQATLKKDKDESGGGSTGFGNSTVGPAGLKSPRSFTMHTITSINSVTNAPVMPSIKKECKFHSVKIDNMINEPHCHPYLAVDENERPEKGLLYASWLQRFKNTVDDDKML is encoded by the coding sequence ATGTACAACGAGGCAATGTGCTCGAAATCCGCCTTCGCAGTTTTAAACGACAGCACTGGTCACTCGATGATCAACAGAACTCGTCGGAGTCCCTTCAACTCGGCCTCCATCGGCCCTATGAAACCGTTTCAAGCGGCTGGTCACAGCTTACTAAACCAGGAGGCAAACTTCAGTACGGAGACCGCGGCGAAGTGCAGCAATTTACAGAATCTTCGCAGAGACATCGTGGAACCTGTCGGAGGGGGCGAGACCGGCCTGGAGAGAGTATCTTCGTACGCAATGATGATCGAAAAGTATAGTAACTCGGTGAACATCGACACTCTTGGATGGGGAAGATGCATGGTACCTAGACGCCACGTGTCCACGAAGTTAAGCAACCCCTCGTTGAAGCTTGAGGACGCGAGGAGCGGCGAAGCGGGTGCAAGAGAGACCATCGAGTGCAGTAAGAAAggtatctcgaacggtttaacggaGGCAATAGCGGGCAGCGGGTCCGACAAAAGGCAGGTCGGGCAAGCAGGCTGTACAATAAAGGATCCGGAGCGAATCGCGACGATCAAGGATGACATGGACGCCAAGTTGCAGCCGGCGGAGCGAGCCGATTGGGTGGACAGGGTGGTCAGCGCGCACAAGAAGAGTATCACACACAGAAAATTGTTGCATACCGGCCGAAAAACACCGGAAATGGACAATGAAAACGTCGCTCGCGAAACGTCTGCTCATCCAGACCTGGAGGAGGACTATCCATTGACGGAGATGACTGGCAAAAAGCCCACGAACCCGATATCGGACTACATCAGACGAGGTCCTGTGAGCTCGAATGCTCAACGAGGAGCTGGTCAAGCGTCTTCGCAGAGCTCTGCCCAATCGTCGGCGACTGTGAATCCAGGAAAGGAGCCGCAAATAGAGCTGAGGATGACACCGTCGCACAACGAGTCCGTAGTGGCTATCAACGTGGACGAGCTGTCCGCGAGAACTACGGGAGCCAAGGATCACCTCTCGGTGGTGATCTCCTCGAGGAAGAACGCGAGCAACCCTGCGAACACGGATGCTCAATCCGATTTCGGCTCGATGCAGATATCCATCAGCGAGGACACTGTCCCGGTGAAGCAGATCGAGTTCTCCATCAACGGGAAGCCGGTGTCGGAGTTGAAGAGCATCGTCGCCAGAGCGGACAAGTTGGATGTGCTCAGCTCTATGGACAAAGTGGAGATCAGGATACCGACCAAGGACAACCATGCTAGGACGACCAACCAGTACACCCAGCACCAGCAGGTAGCCAGGGCACCGGTGAACCCTTCGGCTATCCTAAATCTCCACATAAACGCCAAGTTCAACGCCCCACACGTGCAACAACCGAAAGACGTCGGAGTCAAACCGCAAAGTACTCCTCCAGCATCTCGATCTACTCCACCCAGTCAGGCTCCTGTTCCTCCGAGGACGCACAACATTTTCTCACCCGCCAAACAAGAGCACGCAAACCCTGATAGCACCGTCGCAACGAACATGGGGAGACTGGAAGAGCAGGATCCAGGAGAAAATGTGAACAGGGGTTTGAATCAAAGTGTGAATTCGGGAACGACCCACTCGCCGAGGAACTCTCCTCGGGACTCGAAACTTAAGAATCCCAAACGAGATAGTACAGCGGAGAACCGGGTGCCTTCGAACATGATACCCTGGTGGTCTTCCGAGGAGGCGTTCAAGAAGATCAAGAAGAAGGGAAGTGGTGTGGAAGGATCCTCTGTGGTAGCAGCGCCGAACAAAACAGAGGATGTCGTTGCAGAACCGAAGAAGCTTCAAGAAGACTCAACATCGCAGCCTAAGAGCGCGGTCTCGAGTAACCCTGCAGACCCTCCGAAGACTACCGCACCTGGAAACGATGCTACCAAACCTGAAGTCGCCGGAAAGTCGTCGGAAGTTATGGACCTGAGTCCGGTCCGGGTAACGAGCTCGCAGAGGCACGTGCACGGGAAGGCGCCGAAGTCCGTGAAACACAAAAGTAGGATGACGAAGAAGGTGTACCGCTCTAGGGGTGTCGTGAGAACGTCCGCGATTCCGAAACAGAGCTCCGACACGCAGATCAATTCGGTGCCGCCTCCGAAAGTAGTGAAATTCGTCGCGGTGAATCCTCGGACAGTGGACGTGGAGAGGCGACCGGATGTGGCGCGCGCGGACGAGAAACAGCGGACGAAAGTCGAAGAGGAGACGAAGAAGCTCGAAGGAGACGCGACGCGGCCGGGACACGAAAACGTACAGAAAAACTCAGACACGTTAGCCAAAGGGGCCGACGTAGAGAGATCCGCTAATAGATCTGCTGGTGTTTCAGCTAATTCGGCATCCGGATCGGAGGCCGCGAAAGGGAAGTCACAGGACATGAGCGGCACGGTTGAAAACGATCCACCTGGCGAGAGCGTCAACGGACGGAGAATGAAGGATATCCTGAAGACcatgaaaccgatcgagaaacgGAAAGACGGTACCTTGATAGATTACGGGGTGACGGTGCCCTCGAGGAAACCGTCGGAGACGACGCTGAGATTTCGCGTCAAGAACGTGCGAGTAGTCGGTCGATCCAAAAGCATCGAGGCAGAGAAGACGACGAAGAAAGGTGGACCTGATGAAATGAAAGAGAAGCCTGTAGGAAAAGAATCAGCGAATAGCAAGAGAGCGGCTAGACAGCCTGAGGTCATCGATCCTGTGAAGATATCCTCAGTGAAGAAGGAGTCGCTAACAGAGCCGAAAGTGGTAGCCAGTCAACCGAAGATTGTCGAACCAGTGAAGATTTCCTCGGTGAAGAAACCACCGGAGGATAATGGTGCACCAAGCCAGCCGAAGAGCGATGATGGATCGGAGAGAATTTCAGTGATGAAGAAGCTAACGCATCGGGGGCCGAAAAATCTACCCTATGTGCCTCGGTTCAACTCGGACCGGGCGATTCCGAAGAAACAGAGTCTCCTTGCGAAAAAGGATCCCGGAAAGTTGGGAGACTCTTTGGCGAAGGTGTCTTCAGCAAGCGAGAAGAAATCTGCAGATACCGTCAACGCGCTAGCGACTTCTGATTCGAAGAAAAAGGTCCAGAATACCGGCGACAGTGCACGGTCCTTGAATCCGAAGGAGCCTTCCGATAAGAAGGAAATGCGAACCATATTCTTGAAGGGATCGGAAGCGGGATCGAGAGGATCGATGACGTACAACTCTCAATCCGTTGCTAAGAAACCGAGGATTCATTCCTGCCCGTCTACGTCTCGAATCATAGACAGGAAATCGGAGAAGATGTCTCCAGAGAATTTAGACAAACATTTCAAGGAAACTGGATTCGCGCCGTTCAAAGGGACAATTAGACATCTACCTCCGAAGGGCAATTCGGCTCATTTTTCGAACGCCAGCGAAGAGAAGCAAGCAACGCTCAAGAAAGATAAAGACGAGTCTGGCGGCGGATCTACAGGTTTCGGCAACTCCACTGTGGGACCTGCAGGCTTGAAATCGCCGAGGTCGTTCACGATGCATACGATAACCTCCATCAATAGCGTTACCAACGCTCCTGTAATGCCTTCGATTAAAAAAGAATGTAAGTTTCACAGTGTAAAGATCGATAACATGATTAACGAGCCACATTGTCACCCGTATCTGGCAGTGGACGAGAACGAGAGGCCGGAGAAGGGTTTGCTGTACGCGTCCTGGTTGCAACGCTTCAAGAACACCGTCGACGACGACAAGATGTTGTAA